One Paenibacillus sp. FSL W8-0186 genomic window carries:
- a CDS encoding ABC transporter permease produces MLLRSLHADFLKIRRKGIWFLVFLAPIGLVTMQGLNFGLRFDYILRRYGDDLWGGLIENIEFFVPMALFLGCTLISSLVANIEHQMSSWKQLLALPVSRSSVFLAKFTMCVIVLSISCLLLPVFTAGLGLLLGFQTPLPIRELLTMGFYPYLAAWPLLALQLWLSLTFRNQALPVSIGIAAAILSPFTLDLSVWLPLNWATLAISDNSPLAYLLGGVSLGLFMLMISLLHFNRKDVD; encoded by the coding sequence ATGCTGTTGCGCTCGCTTCACGCCGATTTTCTCAAAATTCGCCGCAAAGGAATCTGGTTCCTGGTCTTCCTCGCGCCAATTGGCCTCGTCACCATGCAGGGACTGAATTTCGGACTGCGATTCGACTATATACTCAGAAGGTACGGTGACGATCTCTGGGGCGGACTCATCGAAAATATCGAATTTTTCGTCCCGATGGCGTTGTTCCTGGGCTGTACCTTAATCAGCTCTCTGGTCGCCAACATAGAGCATCAGATGAGCTCGTGGAAGCAGCTGCTGGCCTTGCCGGTGTCGCGCAGCTCCGTATTCCTGGCCAAGTTCACCATGTGCGTGATCGTGTTGAGCATTTCCTGCCTGCTGCTCCCGGTCTTTACCGCAGGACTCGGCCTCCTGCTTGGCTTTCAAACGCCGCTGCCGATAAGGGAATTATTAACCATGGGCTTCTACCCTTATTTGGCCGCTTGGCCGCTGCTGGCTCTGCAGCTCTGGCTATCACTGACGTTCCGCAATCAGGCCCTTCCGGTTTCGATCGGCATAGCCGCCGCGATACTCTCGCCTTTTACGCTGGATTTATCCGTATGGCTGCCGCTGAATTGGGCTACTTTGGCCATAAGCGACAATAGCCCGCTGGCCTATCTCCTTGGCGGCGTTTCACTGGGCCTCTTCATGCTAATGATCAGCCTGCTGCATTTTAACCGAAAGGATGTGGACTGA
- a CDS encoding ABC transporter ATP-binding protein, which yields MSELIIQTKGLTKKYRGRPAVDQLNLEISKGDIYGFLGPNGAGKTTTIRMLLGLIQPTSGSISIFGRELKRDKLNILRRIGSLVEYPSYYGHLSATDNLEAIRRILDVPKSRIAEVLEIVSLTKEAKRPVKGFSLGMKQRLGIAASLLGSPELLILDEPTNGLDPSGIHEMRELIKNMPQQYGITVLVSSHLLGEVEQMAHKVGIIREGQLVFQDTIDHLRLQAQHDIELVVSEPDSAIWIARDLGQTGILQGGIMTFPGMKDAQVAHLVKRLVENGHAIYRVEQKKKSLEDIFMQVIGEGAL from the coding sequence GTGAGCGAACTGATAATCCAAACCAAGGGATTAACGAAGAAATACCGCGGTCGTCCGGCCGTTGATCAATTGAACCTGGAAATCTCCAAAGGAGATATTTACGGCTTCCTTGGACCGAATGGAGCGGGCAAGACGACGACGATCCGCATGCTGCTCGGACTGATTCAGCCGACGAGCGGCTCGATCTCTATTTTTGGGCGTGAGCTCAAGCGGGACAAATTGAACATTCTGCGCCGGATCGGATCGCTTGTGGAGTACCCTTCCTATTATGGGCATTTGAGCGCTACCGACAATTTGGAGGCGATCCGCCGTATTCTGGATGTGCCGAAATCGCGAATCGCCGAGGTGCTGGAGATCGTCTCCTTAACCAAGGAAGCAAAGCGCCCAGTCAAGGGCTTCTCCCTCGGTATGAAGCAGCGGCTGGGCATTGCCGCTTCACTGCTCGGGAGTCCCGAGCTCCTGATTCTGGATGAACCAACCAACGGGCTCGACCCTTCCGGAATTCATGAAATGCGCGAGCTGATCAAGAATATGCCGCAGCAATACGGCATCACCGTGCTCGTCTCCAGTCACCTGCTGGGCGAAGTCGAGCAGATGGCCCATAAGGTCGGCATTATCCGCGAAGGGCAGCTGGTCTTTCAGGATACGATCGATCATTTGCGCCTCCAGGCGCAGCATGACATCGAGCTGGTCGTATCCGAGCCGGACTCCGCCATTTGGATCGCCCGCGACCTGGGCCAGACGGGCATCCTCCAGGGCGGGATTATGACCTTCCCCGGCATGAAGGATGCTCAAGTCGCCCATCTCGTCAAGCGGCTCGTCGAGAACGGGCATGCCATCTACCGGGTCGAGCAGAAGAAGAAATCTCTGGAGGATATCTTCATGCAAGTGATCGGGGAGGGAGCGCTATGA